From Labeo rohita strain BAU-BD-2019 chromosome 18, IGBB_LRoh.1.0, whole genome shotgun sequence, the proteins below share one genomic window:
- the LOC127180797 gene encoding extracellular calcium-sensing receptor-like, whose protein sequence is MAKSTVSLLPLLLVVHGICVPVSTQVCRLLGQSALPLVSEDRDINIGAIFSLHKSALLKIHNFTSKPEPTTCGSLNLREFKFVQTLIFAIEEINNSTQLLPGVSLGYKIYDSCGSITQAIFSGMDLMNGYEETLSDSSCSRPPAVYAIVGESNSSPTVGLASLVGPFSVPVISHFATCACLSNKKRYRSFFRTIPSDYYQSRALAQLVKHFGWTWIGTVRSRSDYGNNGIAAFEEAAKQEGICIEYSEAVFKTDPEEQFLKTLQVIKKGTARVVLAFMAFGDFVLLLKVIAQHNITGIQWIGSESWITSQNLAETKEYSFLSGAVGFAIANAKIVGLREFLLNVHPHQEPNNELLKEFWETVFLCFFRNSGSGGCTGSERLAELQNEYTDVSELRIVNKVYTAVYAVAHTLHNVLNDFRSSINTSKGERPTPQKILEYMKDVSFTVKTGEKIFFDASGDPVARYDLVNWQSAEDGSMQFKHVGFYDSSLSSEQCLQVNQEHMLWAGNSGELPVSVCSESCLPGTRKAVQKGRPVCCYDCIPCAEGEISNGTDSSDCFPCDLEYWSNESRDRCVLKVVEFLSYTEIMGMVLCIFSFIGALLTAIVSFLFYLHKETPIVRANNSELSFLLLFSLLLCFVCSLTFIGRPTEWSCMLRHTAFGITFVLCISCVLGKTVVVLMAFRATLPGSNVMKWFGPLQQRLSVVSLTLIQVLICVLWLTVSPPFPYMNLSYYREKIILECNLGSALGFWTVLGYTGLLSILCFVLAFFARKLPDNFNEAKFITFSMLIFSAVWLTFIPAYVSSPGKYTVAVQIFAILASSFGLLFCIFAPKCYIILLKPDKNTKNQMMKQHR, encoded by the exons ATGGCTAAGAGCACTGTGTCACTGCTGCCACTGTTGCTGGTAGTGCATGGCATCTGTGTACCAGTCTCAACACAAGTCTGTAGACTGCTTGGTCAGTCTGCCCTCCCTCTGGTTTCTGAAGATAGAGACATCAACATAGGAGCAATTTTCTCACTCCATAAAAGTGCTCTTTTGAAGATCCATAATTTCACTTCCAAACCAGAGCCAACAACATGCGGAAG CTTGAACTTGCGTGAATTTAAATTTGTTCAGACTCTGATTTTCGCTATTGAGGAGATTAATAACAGCACACAGCTGCTGCCTGGTGTTTCTTTGGGTTATAAAATATATGACTCCTGTGGTTCAATAACTCAGGCTATCTTCTCAGGCATGGATTTGATGAATGGTTATGAAGAGACACTGAGTGATTCGTCCTGCTCTAGACCACCAGCTGTTTATGCTATAGTTGGAGAGTCAAACTCTTCTCCCACCGTTGGCTTGGCATCTTTGGTCGGTCCATTCAGTGTACCTGTT aTCAGTCATTTTGCCACATGTGCATGCCTGAGTAACAAAAAAAGATATCGATCCTTCTTCAGAACAATACCCAGTGATTATTACCAAAGCAGAGCTCTGGCCCAGCTTGTCAAGCACTTTGGCTGGACTTGGATTGGGACGGTCAGGAGTCGTAGTGACTATGGTAACAATGGTATCGCAGCATTTGAGGAGGCTGCAAAACAAGAAGGAATTTGCATTGAGTACTCAGAGGCGGTATTTAAAACTGATCCAGAAGAACAGTTTCTGAAGACACTACAAGTGATAAAAAAGGGCACCGCCAGAGTGGTGCTGGCATTTATGGCATTCGGAGATTTTGTTCTTCTTCTGAAAGTAATTGCACAACACAACATAACAGGAATACAATGGATTGGCAGTGAATCCTGGATCACTTCTCAAAATCTGGCAGAAACAAAGGAATACAGTTTTCTTTCTGGAGCTGTGGGTTTTGCTATAGCAAATGCCAAAATTGTGGGCCTGCGAGAGTTCCTACTAAATGTGCACCCTCATCAAGAACCAAACAATGAACTTTTAAAAGAATTCTGGGAAACAGTTTTTCTCTGCTTTTTCAGGAACAGTGGCAGTGGTGGCTGTACTGGCTCAGAGAGACTTGCAGAGCTGCAGAATGAATATACTGATGTATCAGAGCTACGGATAGTAAATAAGGTGTATACGGCTGTATATGCTGTCGCACATACACtacataatgtattaaatgATTTCAGATCCTCCATCAACACCAGCAAAGGAGAACGGCCCACACCACAAAAG ATATTGGAATATATGAAAGATGTGAGCTTCACTGTCAAAACAGGTGAGAAAATCTTCTTTGATGCAAGTGGTGATCCAGTAGCGAGATATGATCTGGTGAATTGGCAGTCTGCTGAGGATGGAAGTATGCAGTTTAAGCATGTGGGCTTCTATGACAGCTCACTGTCTTCAGAGCAATGTCTTCAAGTCAATCAGGAACACATGCTATGGGCAGGAAACAGTGGAGAG TTGCCTGTGTCTGTGTGCAGTGAGAGCTGCCTTCCTGGCACTAGGAAGGCTGTGCAAAAGGGGCGACCTGTCTGCTGTTATGATTGTATTCCATGTGCAGAGGGAGAAATCAGTAATGGCACAG ATTCTAGTGACTGCTTTCCTTGTGATTTGGAGTACTGGTCGAATGAAAGCAGAGACAGATGTGTATTAAAAGTAGTTGAATTCCTTTCCTATACAGAAATCATGGGGATGGTGCTTTGTATTTTTTCCTTCATTGGGGCGTTATTAACAGCAATTGTATCTTTTCTCTTTTATCTTCATAAAGAAACACCTATTGTCAGAGCTAACAACTCCGAGCTGAGCTTCTTGTTGCTCTTCTCACTCTTactttgttttgtctgttcaCTTACTTTCATTGGTCGGCCCACTGAGTGGTCCTGTATGTTGCGTCACACAGCATTTGGGATCACTTTTGTCCTCTGTATCTCTTGTGTTCTGGGGAAAACAGTAGTTGTCTTAATGGCTTTCAGGGCTACACTTCCAGGAAGTAATGTCATGAAATGGTTTGGGCCTCTTCAACAGAGACTCAGTGTTGTTTCCTTAACATTAATACAGGTGCTTATATGTGTGCTTTGGTTAACGGTATCCCCTCCTTTCCCATACATGAATCTGAGCTATTATAGAGAAAAGATCATTTTAGAATGTAACTTAGGTTCAGCTCTTGGATTCTGGACTGTTTTGGGTTATACTGGGCTGCTATcaatcttgtgttttgttttagctttttttgctCGTAAACTGCCTGATAATTTCAATGAAGCCAAGTTCATCACATTCAGTATGCTCATATTCTCTGCTGTCTGGCTCACATTTATCCCAGCTTATGTCAGTTCTCCTGGAAAATACACTGTAGCTGTGCAAATATTTGCAATTTTAGCATCAAGTTTTGGTTTGCTATTTTGCATATTTGCCCCAAAATGTTACATAATTTTGCTAAAACcggacaaaaacacaaaaaatcaaATGATGAAGCAACACAGATGA